GCGGGCGCGCCTGCCCCGCCACGAGATGTCGGCCCGCTCGGCGGCCGCCGTCTGGGTGCCCAACCGGAACGGCGTCTTCATCGAGATCGCCGCCGCGCACGCGGAGTCCCTCGGAGCGACGCGTCTGGTGACGGGCTTCAACCGCGAGGAAGCGGCGACCTTTCCGGACAACTCCCCCGCGTACGTCCGGGCCGTCAACCGCGCGCTCGGCTACTCCACCGCCAATGGGGTGCGCGTCGTGAGCTACACGGCGAACCTCGACAAGGCGGGGATCGTGCGCCTGGGCCGCCGCCTGGGGGCGCCGCTCGGGTGGATCTGGCCGTGCTACGAGGGCGGCCGGACGTGGTGCGGCTCCTGCGAGTCCTGCCTGCGGAGCCTTCGCGCGCTGGAGGCGCGATGAAACGCCTCGAAGGCCGCCTCCTCGAAGTCTTCTCCTCCTTCCAGGGGGAAGGGCCCTACGCGGGCCTTCGCCAGGTCTTCGTGCGCCTCTCGGGCTGCCACCTGCGCTGCGCGTACTGCGACACCCCCGAGTCGTGGGAGCGCGCCGCCCGGTGGACGATCCGGGGGGAATCCCGGCCCAACCCGGTCGGCGTCGAGGAGACCCTCGAGGCCATCCGCTCGTTCGGCCCGCACCCGTCCGTGAGCTTCACGGGGGGAGAGCCGGTGCTGCAGGCGGAGTTCGTGCGCGAGACGGCCCTCGGGGCGCGCGCGCTGGGCATGAAGACCTACCTCGACACGAGCGGCACGCTCGCCCACCGTCTCGCGGTGGTCGCCGACGCGATCGACGTGTTCGCCTTCGACGTGAAGCTCCCTTCGTGCGAAGGGGTGCGGATGGACTGGGAGGACACGCGGCGCTGCCTGGAGCTGGCCCGCGGGCGCGAGGCGTTCGTCAAGATCGTGGTCCTGCGGGACACGCGCGAGGAGGAGGTCGCCCGCGCGGCCTCGATCGTGCCGCCGGAGATGCCGATCGTGCTGCAGCTCGTCACGCCCGTGCGGCCCGGGATCGAGCCTCCGGACGGCGAAACCCTGGGGCGGCTGCGCCGGGCCTGCGGGCGGGACGTCCTGGTGCTCCCGCAGCTTCACGTCCTGGCGGGGTGGAAGTAGTCCGCCGGTCCGGGTCCGCCTTCGAGGCGCCGGACCTTCTCGAGACGGCCCGCGTGCCGCCCGCCTTCGAAGGGCGTTTCGAGCCACCGCGCCAGAAGCTCCGCGATGCGATCCGCCGGCAGGAGCCGCGCTCCCGCGCAGAACACGTTGGCGTCGTTGTGGCGGCGGCTGAATTCGGCGGTCGCCTCGTCGGTCACGTGGACCGCGCGGACGCCGGGGATCTTGTTCGCCGCGATCGACATGCCGACGCCCGTGCCGCAGACGAGCACGCCGCGGTCCGCGCGCCCGGAGGCCACGGCGCGGGCGACGGCGGCGGCGAAGTCCGGGTAGTCGCAGGGGGCCCCGCTGGACGGGCCGAGGTCGATCACCTCGTGGCCGCGCGCCCGCAGGAATTCCCCGAGGGATTCCTTGGCGGCCCAGCCCGCGTGGTCGGCTCCGAGCGCGATCTTCATGCGGCCACGATTTCCGGAAGGCGGCGTTCCAGCGCCTCGTGGATGCGCCGGGCGCAGTCGGCGTAGACGGAGGCGGGCGCGCCGATGGGATCCTCGATCTCCCGGCCCGACGGGTCGAGCAGCTCGATCTTGCCCGCATGCTCGGGCATCCACTCGACGAGCACCTTGCGGTGGCGGGCGCTCATGACGAAGACGCGGTCGGCTTCCTCCACCATGGAGACGGAAACCGGCTGCGACGAGTGGCGGGAAAGGTCAGCGCCGTAGGCGGCCACGGCGTGCTCGGCCTCTTCGGCGGCGGCGCCTCCGTACCCGGCGGCGGTGCCGGCGGAAAGGATCCGCCAGCCGCGGGACTCGAGGTCGGACTCGGCCACGCCCAGGCGTCCGGCCAGGAGGCGGCGCAGGAGAGCCGCCGCCATGGGGCTTCGGCAGGTGTTGCCCGTGCAGACGAAGAGGATCGTGCGGAGATTGACCTCGTCGATCATGGAGGCGGGGATGGCGCCTTCCCGCACGACTTCGGCGCGTCCGC
The nucleotide sequence above comes from Planctomycetota bacterium. Encoded proteins:
- a CDS encoding 7-cyano-7-deazaguanine synthase — encoded protein: RARLPRHEMSARSAAAVWVPNRNGVFIEIAAAHAESLGATRLVTGFNREEAATFPDNSPAYVRAVNRALGYSTANGVRVVSYTANLDKAGIVRLGRRLGAPLGWIWPCYEGGRTWCGSCESCLRSLRALEAR
- the rpiB gene encoding ribose 5-phosphate isomerase B, which codes for MKIALGADHAGWAAKESLGEFLRARGHEVIDLGPSSGAPCDYPDFAAAVARAVASGRADRGVLVCGTGVGMSIAANKIPGVRAVHVTDEATAEFSRRHNDANVFCAGARLLPADRIAELLARWLETPFEGGRHAGRLEKVRRLEGGPGPADYFHPART
- a CDS encoding 7-carboxy-7-deazaguanine synthase QueE, whose translation is MKRLEGRLLEVFSSFQGEGPYAGLRQVFVRLSGCHLRCAYCDTPESWERAARWTIRGESRPNPVGVEETLEAIRSFGPHPSVSFTGGEPVLQAEFVRETALGARALGMKTYLDTSGTLAHRLAVVADAIDVFAFDVKLPSCEGVRMDWEDTRRCLELARGREAFVKIVVLRDTREEEVARAASIVPPEMPIVLQLVTPVRPGIEPPDGETLGRLRRACGRDVLVLPQLHVLAGWK